A region of Ferviditalea candida DNA encodes the following proteins:
- a CDS encoding PKD domain-containing protein, whose translation MRKRSIRAASVFMLLVTLLNVLTLFPSFTQAANTQTYTLNFGQAPINGHIYLPQSQITNVPVNVANGTNQIVSWEVNINGTVKSNYGTLSGTTITLPTIDGQSTRLYSKSNSNPGFKITRSVDGLKWLIAGSDPDTGQYASYTFNGPVGTSGISEYPGLIPSDAPAWFRESTSGRAMTYSKDVPPPDQFYFNSSYTGTTISPSAATNINITGATPSMSGVHVLAFGQGNPGKGMVKVSKQLDDQYNIQNVDWWEEPFTGSQGYNQLRNYYYNVDAAWEATTYQYDVTITVTYNAAPTPTPTPPPSPTITGDFDIVPSTINYRDNFTLHPKNFVLTNGCAYQWHEYKFVNGTSEDYSKLITSQTQDTTYSYSTYPANITAGSIQVYIKVAGDCGDSGWIGPKTLTVNSPANNHPPVFQAGFFKSNDYNSWKPEYQAVYGSTLNLRIITTDPFADPKEPYDPDGDSYQFTWDFAGSSDPWIQKIGTDNGGFNHQDTYSFIHADALGTHSVKVTMTDIFGAATTHTVSITIVPPNPVAIIKGPDSVVEGRPLPSPFDGSNSYSPTNAKITQYLWTNKKDVYSTPGTETITLDVVDENNLKSLAPATHTLTVKPDLPPIAELSYGMIGIRNNKITFQDTSYSPDGDTIVEHTVSLVCDKNNNGSYADDTQTPMTPDSNGFFTYTPTQVGNCKVHIHVKEDWGKSADKDFPFSIVNLQPTVLASITSQNPLPPDMITTAYVMSDLPTDKTKFKVEDFYNSSLPASRLIYDSSEKALGAPDKKIGTSYATDNSPAKNFLFPNQSVSLSIDPTKTNSMQITWWGLSSGLSVSKAQRFNHDVWYYYRDGAACSDGYCVNSEYSMAFYNEKTGVKHELRDTNSQLGWKYQINRQTGMLWLRSYRDMWSCGYHPDYGYNCTGTTITDYQYKISADGTPTLMTTEYRSWPQANGQPGTFNNRQMDINLVPAPSWWVPETSHEIIESSPPPWNIDINGNKIYDASAINPIRDKQGNFYAFACSGTYSPTYSEASSCYLEKVSPSGTVLWTNTTNQFVPYRSWPYYNQFPNVKIGLVTKDNSKIFLSDGIYDNNTGEFLGSIPYISGYNYCEKNAASADLPCGFDNAFLGNNFYDDKIAYKLSTANGIHFVIYDIRNSKVINDTVISNSAQSIYEYITPTSNGMALSAQGKYYSNWTPSYTYGSIITMTGYDMETGAQVFQTSYDMKSASTNYNGEIPLKLTDDNKGYLTSYGSCGDLCTYYESVPFTLSGTNTRGDSDSYGDIIDKTASISDGSLNLSIKFTKDTFGQSVGAGLIFREQDNKNYYKALATTSGIILSKYVNGVRTEIQRQTYPLSLNAYHTLKVKLNGDHIIVYADGVPLIDVHDSQYSSGLYGLFADAPNVYVKGFATETTVNNGTTVQNMAIVDSAIDYSTLFSDPENDPAIPPLAKWTYTNMAPEKFLNAGDGKSDTAATNSYNNLVVNTPLPSIGKVGLFKIDFTEPDDPAPTGYKYPSTAFASFRQYADPYTNYVVVHRRPISSFTVSAAADGTIIWNDASYDPDRWLSPTSYSTEATGLNYQTTRGITERKYYYTTPSGTTVNQKLVTPQETGTYTVGMAVKDEYGAWSDWATQTINVTMIVVPDTPPVAGFNVTPTTTYRGVPVTITSTAHDAEDGAAANLQHEYYIRNITTGSSEALASTNRGTWTKTFSSLGVFEIRQVVTDSKGLSAQITKQVTIQNRPPTANFTWSPNPVWEGDALTLTNQSTDPDGDALSYVWEITAPDASRTLYHTQHAVLSAVRPGTYQVKLTASDGQASSTAIRNIHALELTIQSAVMHTPEWLRHHQEKGHRVAQPPLDFYSGEIFKVKAESSPAPVRSVTAWLDTEGLDGNRLQVSTALEPSAGLPTRYAGELYDERFMSVTEGLPAGRVPIHFRIEYANGVIKEETIDVNIIGNVRKAVGVHRRQ comes from the coding sequence TTGCGAAAAAGATCGATTCGTGCAGCTTCTGTTTTTATGCTGCTTGTCACCCTTTTGAACGTTTTGACTTTGTTTCCTTCGTTTACGCAAGCAGCCAATACGCAAACCTACACGCTCAATTTTGGACAAGCCCCGATCAACGGACACATCTATTTACCGCAGTCACAAATCACGAATGTTCCGGTAAATGTGGCCAATGGTACCAATCAGATCGTAAGTTGGGAAGTCAACATTAACGGTACGGTCAAAAGCAATTATGGCACGTTGTCTGGAACGACGATCACACTTCCGACGATTGACGGACAAAGCACCAGATTGTACAGCAAATCGAATTCGAATCCTGGATTTAAGATCACCCGGTCGGTAGACGGTTTGAAATGGTTAATAGCCGGTTCAGATCCGGATACGGGCCAATATGCTTCTTATACGTTCAATGGTCCTGTAGGAACAAGCGGCATATCCGAGTATCCCGGTTTAATCCCGTCCGACGCTCCGGCCTGGTTTCGGGAAAGCACGTCCGGGAGAGCCATGACGTATTCGAAAGATGTCCCGCCCCCGGATCAGTTTTATTTCAACTCTTCATATACCGGGACCACGATTTCACCGAGCGCGGCCACCAACATCAACATAACCGGGGCGACTCCTTCCATGAGTGGCGTGCATGTGCTGGCTTTTGGTCAAGGCAATCCCGGAAAAGGGATGGTCAAAGTCTCGAAACAGTTAGATGATCAGTATAATATACAAAACGTAGACTGGTGGGAGGAACCATTTACCGGAAGCCAGGGCTACAACCAACTTCGCAACTATTATTACAACGTTGATGCGGCATGGGAAGCGACGACTTATCAGTATGACGTGACGATTACGGTCACTTACAATGCGGCCCCAACCCCAACACCAACGCCGCCGCCATCGCCAACGATTACAGGGGATTTTGACATCGTGCCGTCCACAATCAATTACCGGGATAACTTTACGCTGCATCCGAAAAACTTTGTTTTGACGAACGGCTGCGCCTATCAGTGGCATGAATACAAGTTTGTGAACGGAACAAGCGAGGACTATTCCAAACTGATAACGAGTCAGACCCAAGATACGACTTATAGTTATAGCACATATCCTGCAAATATCACGGCAGGCAGTATTCAAGTGTATATTAAAGTCGCCGGCGATTGCGGGGATTCCGGATGGATCGGACCGAAAACCCTGACGGTGAACAGCCCGGCAAACAACCATCCTCCTGTGTTTCAAGCAGGGTTTTTCAAAAGCAACGACTATAACAGCTGGAAGCCGGAATATCAAGCGGTATATGGGTCGACATTAAATTTGCGCATCATTACGACAGATCCTTTTGCCGATCCGAAAGAGCCGTATGATCCGGATGGAGATTCCTATCAATTCACGTGGGATTTTGCGGGCAGCAGCGATCCTTGGATACAAAAAATCGGGACCGACAACGGGGGATTTAACCATCAAGACACTTACAGCTTTATCCATGCGGATGCGCTCGGCACTCACTCTGTGAAGGTCACAATGACGGATATCTTCGGCGCGGCAACAACCCATACGGTTTCCATTACAATCGTTCCGCCGAATCCGGTTGCTATCATTAAAGGGCCCGATTCGGTGGTGGAAGGAAGGCCGCTGCCATCACCGTTTGACGGAAGCAACAGCTACAGCCCGACGAACGCCAAGATCACCCAATATCTCTGGACAAATAAAAAGGACGTTTATTCGACTCCGGGGACCGAAACGATTACGCTTGATGTCGTGGATGAAAATAATCTTAAATCCTTGGCTCCCGCCACACATACGCTTACGGTTAAACCGGATCTGCCGCCGATTGCGGAGTTGTCCTATGGCATGATCGGGATACGCAACAATAAAATAACGTTCCAGGATACGTCCTACAGCCCGGACGGAGATACCATCGTAGAGCATACCGTCTCTCTCGTCTGCGACAAAAACAACAATGGCTCCTATGCGGATGATACTCAAACGCCGATGACTCCCGACAGCAATGGCTTCTTCACGTATACGCCTACACAGGTGGGGAATTGCAAAGTACACATTCATGTGAAAGAAGACTGGGGCAAGTCGGCCGACAAGGATTTCCCGTTTTCCATCGTAAACTTGCAACCTACGGTGCTTGCGAGTATCACAAGCCAAAATCCGTTGCCGCCGGATATGATTACGACAGCCTATGTGATGTCGGATCTTCCGACAGACAAAACCAAATTCAAAGTTGAGGACTTTTACAATTCGTCCCTCCCTGCCTCACGTCTGATCTATGATAGTAGCGAGAAAGCATTGGGGGCACCGGATAAAAAGATAGGCACATCTTATGCGACAGACAATTCACCGGCAAAGAATTTTCTCTTCCCCAATCAATCTGTATCTTTATCGATAGATCCAACGAAAACCAATAGTATGCAAATAACTTGGTGGGGGCTTTCCTCCGGTCTTTCTGTGAGCAAGGCACAAAGATTTAATCATGACGTATGGTATTATTACAGGGATGGTGCAGCCTGCAGCGATGGTTATTGTGTAAACTCAGAATACTCGATGGCTTTTTACAATGAGAAAACAGGCGTAAAACATGAATTGCGCGACACGAACAGTCAATTAGGCTGGAAATATCAAATTAATCGGCAAACCGGAATGCTTTGGCTTAGAAGCTATAGGGATATGTGGTCTTGTGGATATCATCCTGATTATGGGTACAACTGTACAGGAACCACAATCACGGATTACCAATATAAGATATCTGCCGACGGTACACCAACATTGATGACGACAGAGTATAGATCATGGCCGCAAGCGAACGGACAGCCGGGAACTTTTAACAACAGACAGATGGATATCAATTTGGTTCCGGCTCCAAGTTGGTGGGTTCCAGAGACAAGTCATGAGATCATTGAATCGTCTCCCCCTCCTTGGAATATCGATATTAACGGAAATAAAATCTATGATGCATCGGCTATCAATCCAATCCGGGATAAACAGGGGAACTTTTACGCTTTCGCATGTTCGGGGACATACAGTCCGACCTATTCGGAAGCTTCAAGCTGCTACCTGGAAAAAGTATCGCCTAGCGGAACCGTATTATGGACGAACACGACAAATCAATTTGTTCCTTATAGGAGTTGGCCGTACTACAATCAATTTCCCAATGTGAAGATAGGGCTGGTTACAAAAGATAACAGCAAAATATTTTTGTCGGATGGAATCTATGATAATAACACGGGGGAATTTTTGGGCTCAATTCCATATATATCTGGCTACAACTATTGTGAAAAAAATGCAGCATCGGCAGACTTGCCTTGTGGTTTTGATAATGCTTTCTTAGGCAATAATTTTTATGACGATAAGATCGCATACAAATTATCTACCGCTAACGGCATACATTTTGTCATATACGATATCAGAAACAGCAAGGTAATAAACGATACTGTTATATCTAATTCGGCTCAATCCATTTACGAATATATAACACCAACTTCAAATGGAATGGCACTTTCTGCTCAAGGGAAATATTACAGTAATTGGACTCCATCGTATACCTATGGATCGATCATCACCATGACCGGATACGATATGGAAACCGGGGCGCAAGTCTTCCAGACATCATACGATATGAAATCAGCAAGCACTAATTATAATGGAGAGATCCCCTTGAAATTGACGGACGATAATAAGGGGTACTTAACTTCTTACGGAAGTTGCGGGGATTTGTGTACGTATTACGAATCCGTTCCATTCACCTTATCCGGAACGAATACTCGCGGAGATTCGGATTCCTATGGAGATATCATCGACAAAACGGCATCCATTTCGGACGGTTCATTAAACCTTTCGATCAAATTCACAAAAGATACGTTTGGGCAATCCGTAGGTGCGGGTCTGATCTTCCGAGAGCAAGACAACAAAAACTACTATAAAGCTCTAGCGACAACATCCGGGATCATCCTCAGTAAGTATGTGAACGGAGTCCGAACAGAGATTCAGCGGCAAACCTATCCCTTGAGTCTCAATGCTTACCATACACTCAAGGTAAAATTAAACGGCGATCATATCATTGTCTATGCCGATGGTGTGCCCTTAATCGACGTTCACGACAGCCAATATTCTAGTGGATTGTACGGCCTTTTTGCTGACGCGCCGAATGTGTATGTAAAAGGATTTGCCACTGAAACGACTGTTAATAACGGTACAACGGTTCAGAATATGGCGATTGTGGATTCGGCAATCGATTACTCAACCTTATTTTCTGATCCGGAAAATGACCCGGCCATTCCTCCGCTTGCAAAGTGGACTTATACAAATATGGCACCGGAGAAGTTCTTGAATGCAGGGGATGGGAAGTCAGACACGGCTGCAACCAACTCTTACAATAATCTCGTCGTGAATACGCCACTTCCAAGCATAGGCAAAGTCGGGTTGTTTAAAATTGATTTCACCGAACCGGATGATCCAGCACCGACCGGATACAAATATCCAAGCACAGCATTTGCGTCTTTCCGACAATATGCCGATCCATATACCAATTATGTGGTTGTCCACAGACGGCCGATATCAAGCTTTACTGTATCTGCTGCTGCGGACGGTACGATTATCTGGAATGATGCAAGTTATGACCCTGACCGTTGGTTGAGTCCGACCAGCTATTCAACTGAGGCTACCGGACTGAACTACCAAACGACAAGAGGAATCACGGAACGGAAATACTACTATACAACCCCAAGCGGCACAACCGTCAATCAAAAGCTGGTGACACCACAAGAGACAGGGACGTACACGGTTGGGATGGCGGTCAAGGATGAATATGGAGCTTGGAGTGATTGGGCGACACAAACCATCAATGTTACGATGATCGTCGTACCGGACACTCCGCCTGTAGCAGGATTTAATGTGACCCCTACGACGACGTACCGGGGCGTGCCGGTAACGATCACTTCAACGGCCCATGATGCAGAGGATGGAGCAGCTGCTAATCTGCAGCATGAATATTACATCCGCAACATCACAACCGGCAGCTCGGAGGCGCTGGCCAGCACAAACCGGGGAACCTGGACAAAAACTTTCAGCTCGTTGGGTGTGTTTGAAATTCGACAAGTGGTAACAGACTCGAAGGGGTTGAGTGCCCAAATAACCAAACAAGTCACCATTCAGAATCGTCCGCCAACCGCCAACTTTACTTGGAGCCCGAATCCGGTGTGGGAAGGGGATGCGCTCACCTTGACCAATCAGTCTACGGATCCGGATGGGGACGCATTGTCATATGTTTGGGAGATAACGGCTCCGGATGCCAGCCGGACCCTTTACCATACCCAACATGCCGTGCTTTCCGCGGTCCGGCCGGGCACTTATCAAGTCAAGCTGACGGCTTCCGATGGTCAGGCATCATCTACAGCGATACGTAATATTCACGCGTTGGAATTGACGATTCAATCCGCTGTCATGCATACGCCGGAGTGGCTGAGGCATCATCAGGAAAAGGGGCATCGGGTTGCGCAGCCGCCGCTTGATTTTTATTCCGGGGAGATTTTCAAAGTGAAAGCGGAAAGCTCCCCAGCTCCGGTTCGCAGCGTTACGGCCTGGCTGGATACTGAAGGACTGGACGGAAACCGGCTTCAAGTCAGCACGGCGCTGGAGCCCTCTGCCGGCTTGCCGACGCGATATGCCGGGGAGCTGTATGACGAACGCTTTATGTCGGTAACGGAGGGACTTCCCGCAGGCCGGGTGCCGATCCATTTTCGCATCGAATATGCAAACGGGGTTATCAAGGAAGAAACGATTGACGTGAATATTATCGGAAATGTGCGGAAAGCGGTCGGAGTGCACCGCAGACAATAG
- a CDS encoding ABC-F family ATP-binding cassette domain-containing protein has translation MLLQTSGLSKFYGTKTVLSNISLQIQERERIGLVGVNGAGKSTLLRILAGEMSYDQGEIFMAKETRLGYLAQNGGLQSGRSIREEMLAVFSDLTDTERELRSLEQRMADPVLTADGKNYDEVMKRYASLSEWFSEQGGYEIEAKIRGVLHGMGFKDFDPGTPIETLSGGQKTRLALAKLLLQAPDLLLLDEPTNHLDIPTLTWLENYLRSYSGAILVVSHDRYFLDSLVHTIYEIERTTSKRYTGNYSKYAERKAAEYEVEMKRFEKQQEEISRMEDFIRRNIVRASTTKRAQSRRNMLERMDRLDKPQGELKKAHFSFEIERMTGRDVLHVDQLSASYTPEQPLFKDVSFHMERGDTAALIGPNGIGKSTLLKVLTGKHQPDTGTFQWGSNVKIGYYDQEQTGLNANNTVLEEVWGAFPHLEEVKIRTVLGNFLFSGDDVLKRISSLSGGEKARVALSKLMLEKANVLILDEPTNHLDLYSKEVLESALLDYEGTLLFISHDRYFLNKMAERIIELTPSGANHFLGNYDDYSAKKQELVEISMESDPLMNEEQRRRSSEPAKTGSPAPASGSGNSQHFEAEKQAKREERNRQRKLERLERDIADLESTIALLEEELAHPDVFNDYVKLQEKQAEIDSKKTRLEQCYEEWSLLAE, from the coding sequence ATGCTTTTACAAACTTCAGGCCTTTCGAAATTTTACGGGACGAAAACCGTCCTCTCCAATATATCGTTACAAATTCAGGAACGGGAGCGAATTGGATTGGTCGGTGTCAACGGCGCGGGCAAATCCACGCTGCTGCGCATTCTCGCCGGCGAAATGTCTTACGATCAAGGCGAAATCTTCATGGCGAAGGAAACGCGGCTCGGCTATCTTGCGCAGAACGGCGGACTTCAGTCGGGCCGCTCCATCCGGGAGGAAATGCTGGCGGTATTCAGCGATTTGACGGATACGGAACGGGAACTGCGCAGCTTGGAACAGAGAATGGCGGACCCGGTTTTGACAGCCGACGGCAAAAATTACGATGAAGTGATGAAGCGCTACGCGTCGCTTTCGGAATGGTTCAGCGAGCAGGGAGGCTACGAAATCGAGGCCAAAATCAGGGGGGTTCTGCACGGCATGGGCTTTAAGGATTTCGATCCGGGAACCCCCATTGAAACGCTGAGCGGCGGGCAAAAAACCAGGCTTGCGCTGGCCAAGCTGCTGCTTCAGGCTCCTGACTTGCTGTTGCTCGACGAACCGACGAACCATCTGGACATTCCGACCCTCACCTGGCTGGAAAACTACCTTCGCTCCTATTCGGGCGCAATTCTTGTCGTATCCCACGACCGGTATTTTTTGGATTCGCTGGTCCATACCATTTATGAAATCGAACGCACCACCTCAAAAAGGTATACGGGGAACTACAGCAAATATGCGGAACGAAAAGCCGCCGAATATGAAGTGGAAATGAAGCGGTTTGAGAAGCAGCAGGAGGAAATTTCCCGCATGGAGGATTTCATCCGCCGCAATATCGTCCGCGCGTCAACCACCAAAAGAGCGCAAAGCCGTCGCAATATGCTTGAGCGCATGGATCGGCTGGACAAACCGCAAGGGGAATTGAAAAAAGCGCATTTTTCATTTGAGATCGAACGGATGACCGGACGGGACGTGCTGCATGTCGATCAGCTTTCCGCTTCCTACACGCCGGAACAGCCTCTTTTCAAGGATGTAAGCTTTCACATGGAACGCGGAGACACGGCAGCGCTGATCGGACCGAACGGTATCGGCAAATCCACCCTGTTGAAAGTGCTGACCGGCAAGCATCAGCCGGACACGGGGACATTCCAGTGGGGCAGCAACGTGAAAATCGGCTATTATGATCAGGAGCAGACCGGGTTGAATGCGAACAACACCGTTCTTGAAGAGGTGTGGGGCGCTTTTCCGCATTTGGAGGAGGTCAAAATCCGCACGGTGCTGGGCAATTTCCTGTTCAGCGGGGATGACGTATTGAAGCGGATTTCTTCCCTCAGCGGCGGCGAGAAGGCGCGGGTGGCCCTGTCCAAGCTCATGCTAGAAAAGGCCAATGTGCTCATTCTCGATGAACCGACGAACCATCTTGATCTGTACAGCAAAGAAGTTCTTGAATCGGCGCTGCTCGATTACGAGGGCACGCTGCTGTTCATTTCTCACGACCGCTATTTTCTCAATAAAATGGCTGAACGAATCATCGAATTGACTCCCTCGGGGGCTAATCATTTCCTGGGAAATTATGATGATTATTCTGCAAAAAAACAGGAACTTGTCGAAATCAGCATGGAATCGGACCCGTTGATGAATGAGGAACAGCGGCGGCGTTCTTCGGAGCCGGCAAAGACCGGCAGCCCCGCTCCCGCTTCCGGCAGCGGAAACAGCCAGCATTTCGAAGCCGAAAAGCAAGCCAAGCGGGAAGAACGGAACCGTCAGCGCAAATTGGAGAGGCTCGAACGCGATATTGCCGACTTGGAATCAACGATCGCCTTGCTGGAAGAAGAACTTGCGCATCCCGATGTGTTTAACGACTACGTGAAACTGCAGGAAAAGCAAGCCGAAATCGACAGCAAAAAAACACGGCTGGAGCAGTGCTACGAAGAATGGAGCCTGCTGGCGGAATAG
- a CDS encoding S-layer homology domain-containing protein, with amino-acid sequence MKMKRFFYSGVLAASIFALLALQVKAIGPGGLSDISGHWAKAAIQNAVANGYVAGYPDGTFQPDAQVTRAEFIKMAVDALKLPHSQGGTPWYQPYVSAAVEVGIHQEKDFNTDWNKPLTRMEMARIAVRATDSTLQKPDARLDDKSFMYRATNNGIIQGMENGELQPAGLSTRAQAVAIIERILTVKNGGKLPVDQRAVTYAQVDIKGTNVDTLLGLQLKPFPIHLNLRKDVDVYVDKIIAVDMTDPNAPYRDWFPKTIRVKDRSSADNCILFAMHLNVINNNDKDHSIFNYEFSVEGTNGDYQRTGIPYEYYESGKTPIHPVDSIILDTKKDSEGWYVISVEKEKYLYNPANKIIRIYDMIHQRFINFTLE; translated from the coding sequence ATGAAAATGAAAAGATTTTTTTATTCGGGTGTGCTTGCTGCTTCTATATTCGCTTTGCTAGCTTTGCAAGTAAAAGCAATAGGTCCTGGGGGATTATCGGATATTAGCGGACATTGGGCCAAAGCAGCCATCCAGAATGCGGTGGCGAATGGATATGTCGCGGGCTATCCGGACGGAACATTCCAACCGGATGCGCAAGTCACGCGTGCCGAGTTTATCAAAATGGCCGTGGATGCGCTGAAGCTGCCGCACAGCCAGGGAGGAACGCCGTGGTATCAGCCGTATGTGAGTGCAGCGGTGGAAGTCGGCATCCATCAGGAGAAAGATTTCAATACGGATTGGAATAAGCCGTTGACCCGAATGGAAATGGCGCGGATCGCGGTGCGGGCGACCGATTCAACATTACAAAAACCGGATGCACGGTTGGATGATAAATCGTTCATGTACCGGGCAACAAATAACGGGATTATTCAAGGAATGGAAAATGGGGAATTGCAGCCGGCAGGCTTGTCTACCCGCGCACAGGCTGTGGCAATCATCGAGCGCATTTTGACGGTGAAAAACGGCGGCAAGCTGCCGGTGGATCAGCGGGCAGTCACGTATGCGCAAGTGGACATCAAGGGAACGAATGTCGATACACTCCTGGGATTGCAATTGAAACCTTTTCCGATTCATTTAAACCTGAGGAAAGACGTCGATGTGTACGTGGATAAGATCATTGCCGTGGATATGACGGACCCGAACGCGCCGTACCGGGATTGGTTTCCGAAAACGATTCGGGTTAAGGATCGTTCTTCTGCGGACAACTGCATCCTGTTTGCGATGCACCTGAATGTGATTAACAACAATGATAAGGATCATTCGATTTTCAATTATGAATTTAGTGTAGAAGGAACCAACGGGGACTATCAAAGAACTGGTATACCTTATGAATACTATGAAAGTGGGAAAACCCCAATTCATCCAGTTGATTCCATCATATTGGACACTAAGAAAGATTCCGAAGGATGGTATGTGATTTCGGTCGAGAAAGAAAAATACCTCTACAATCCGGCGAACAAGATCATCCGGATTTATGACATGATTCACCAAAGGTTCATTAATTTTACTTTGGAGTAG
- the rimI gene encoding ribosomal protein S18-alanine N-acetyltransferase, which yields MKERNWDDQMDAPRFRPMQLADIDQICGIEQEAFTSPWTAAAFQNELMNNLFARYLVMEWNGQVIGYGGMWLITDEAHITNIAVRSDFRGRKLGEKLLRELQDTARVMGANRMTLEVRVSNYVAQRLYEKMGFVPSGVRRGYYSDNMEDALIMWAELGT from the coding sequence ATGAAAGAACGCAATTGGGACGACCAAATGGATGCGCCGCGCTTCCGGCCGATGCAACTGGCGGATATCGACCAGATTTGCGGGATTGAACAGGAGGCTTTTACCTCGCCATGGACGGCTGCGGCTTTTCAAAACGAGCTGATGAATAACCTTTTTGCCCGGTATCTGGTCATGGAGTGGAACGGCCAGGTCATCGGATACGGCGGCATGTGGCTGATTACGGATGAAGCGCATATTACCAATATCGCGGTTAGGTCGGACTTTAGGGGCCGCAAGCTGGGCGAGAAGCTCCTGCGGGAGCTTCAGGACACCGCCAGAGTTATGGGGGCCAACCGGATGACGCTGGAAGTTCGGGTGTCCAACTACGTGGCCCAGCGGTTATATGAAAAGATGGGGTTTGTTCCCTCCGGAGTCCGCAGAGGCTATTACTCCGACAATATGGAGGATGCGCTGATTATGTGGGCGGAGCTGGGAACCTGA
- the tsaD gene encoding tRNA (adenosine(37)-N6)-threonylcarbamoyltransferase complex transferase subunit TsaD — MNKLEKNKPNNELENNAPEHNASDEKNRIYREQDGFETTQAAGDRKSSGHGKTGTPVRILAVETSCDETSVAIVENGRKVLANVVSSQIKIHQKFGGVVPEVASRKHVETITWIIEQALDQADLKLHELSAIAVTQGPGLVGSLLVGVVAAKALALAAGLPFIGVHHIAGHIYANRLVHEMEYPLLALVVSGGHTELVLMREEGRFEIIGQTRDDAVGEAYDKVARALDMPYPGGPHVDRLAQQADVAIPLPRAWLEPDSYDFSFSGLKTSVLAVLNQASMKGEHVEPAQLARGFQEAAIDVLVTKSLRACREYGAKQLVLAGGVAANQGLRAELARRCEAEGIPLLVPPLELCTDNAAMIAAAAFLKWDQGRYAPLDLKAEPLLSLERWAEGP, encoded by the coding sequence ATGAACAAGCTTGAAAAAAACAAGCCCAATAATGAACTCGAAAATAACGCGCCTGAACATAACGCATCGGATGAAAAAAATCGCATTTATCGTGAACAAGACGGGTTTGAGACAACACAAGCAGCCGGGGATCGAAAAAGCTCCGGGCACGGCAAAACGGGGACTCCTGTGCGCATATTGGCTGTAGAAACCAGTTGCGACGAGACCTCTGTCGCCATCGTGGAAAACGGCAGGAAGGTGCTGGCAAACGTGGTGTCCAGCCAAATCAAGATCCACCAGAAGTTTGGCGGCGTGGTGCCTGAGGTGGCTTCCCGAAAGCATGTAGAAACGATTACGTGGATTATTGAACAGGCGCTTGATCAAGCCGATCTGAAATTGCATGAACTGTCCGCCATTGCCGTGACGCAGGGTCCCGGATTGGTCGGTTCGTTGCTGGTGGGCGTCGTCGCGGCCAAAGCGCTGGCGCTGGCGGCGGGCCTTCCGTTCATCGGGGTGCACCATATTGCGGGGCATATTTACGCGAATCGTCTCGTCCATGAGATGGAATACCCGCTGCTTGCGCTGGTGGTTTCCGGAGGACATACCGAGCTGGTGCTGATGCGGGAGGAAGGCCGTTTTGAAATCATCGGCCAAACGAGAGACGATGCGGTCGGCGAGGCTTACGACAAGGTTGCGAGAGCTTTGGACATGCCTTATCCGGGCGGCCCGCATGTGGATCGGCTGGCTCAGCAGGCGGATGTGGCGATACCGCTCCCGAGGGCCTGGCTGGAGCCGGATTCCTATGATTTCAGCTTCAGCGGGCTGAAAACGTCGGTACTTGCCGTGCTGAATCAGGCAAGCATGAAAGGCGAGCACGTGGAGCCTGCCCAGCTGGCGCGGGGCTTCCAGGAAGCGGCGATCGACGTGCTCGTGACCAAATCGCTTCGCGCCTGCCGTGAATACGGCGCGAAGCAGCTTGTGTTGGCCGGCGGCGTGGCGGCCAACCAGGGCTTGCGTGCAGAGCTCGCGAGGCGCTGTGAAGCGGAAGGCATTCCGCTTCTGGTGCCGCCGCTGGAGCTCTGCACCGACAACGCCGCGATGATCGCAGCCGCGGCGTTTCTCAAATGGGATCAGGGGCGGTACGCGCCCCTGGACCTGAAAGCGGAGCCGCTCTTGTCCCTGGAGCGATGGGCGGAGGGCCCGTGA